Proteins encoded together in one Chelonoidis abingdonii isolate Lonesome George chromosome 1, CheloAbing_2.0, whole genome shotgun sequence window:
- the LOC116817218 gene encoding olfactory receptor 52I1-like — MALTPSNHTNSSLLSFSLMGIPGLEASHAWMGIPFCSMYIITLLGNSMILLIVTLDQTLHEPMYYFLCMLAVIDLVMATSIVPKMLGIFWLNSVEIAFDACFTQMFFVHSVTAAESGVLLAMAFDRYVAICNPLRYQAILTHQMVTQIGLAILLRAALFMTPVTWMMKRLPYCGSNVIAHSYCEHMAVVKLACADPRASSQYCVVGSTLIVGTDTAFISLSYRMILQAVLRLAKKEACLKAIGTCGAHLCLMLLYYVSGMASIYTQSFGQGVAHRTQVLLADLYLTLPPMLNPVIYSMRTKQVQDAVLKVSGPKKDPV; from the coding sequence ATGGCCTTGACTCCTTCCAACCACACCAACTCCAGCTTATTATCTTTCAGCCTTATGGGCATCCCAGGGCTGGAAGCTTCCCATGCCTGGATGGGGATCCCTTTCTGTTCAATGTACATCATTACACTGCTAGGAAACAGCATGATTCTGCTTATTGTCACGTTAGATCAGACCCTCCATGAACCCATGTACTATTTCCTGTGCATGCTTGCGGTCATCGATTTAGTCATGGCTACTTCCATTGTTCCCAAGATGCTCGGCATATTCTGGCTGAACTCGGTGGAGATTGCTTTCGATGCCTGTTTCACGCAGATGTTCTTCGTTCATTCCGTCACAGCTGCGGAATCAGGGGTGCTCTTGGCGATGGCCTTTGACAGATACGTCGCCATCTGTAACCCTCTGAGGTACCAGGCCATCTTAACGCACCAAATGGTGACACAGATAGGCCTGGCCATTCTGCTGAGAGCTGCCCTTTTCATGACTCCCGTCACCTGGATGATGAAGCGCTTACCCTACTGCGGCTCCAACGTGATTGCCCATTCGTACTGCGAGCACATGGCTGTGGTGAAGTTGGCCTGTGCCGATCCCCGAGCCAGCAGTCAGTACTGTGTGGTTGGGTCCACGCTCATAGTCGGAACTGACACAGCCTTCATCTCCCTGTCTTACAGGATGATTCTTCAAGCCGTCCTGAGGCTTGCCAAGAAGGAAGCGTGCCTCAAGGCCATTGGCACCTGCGGAGCCCACCTCTGCTTGATGCTGCTCTATTATGTTTCCGGAATGGCTTCCATATACACACAGAGCTTTGGCCAGGGGGTGGCTCACCGGACTCAGGTTCTGCTGGCTGACCTCTACCTCACCCTTCCCCCCATGCTAAACCCAGTCATTTACAGCATGAGGACAAAGCAGGTGCAGGACGCAGTGCTGAAGGTATCTGGGCCCAAGAAGGATCCAGTCTAA